One region of Sphingomonas bisphenolicum genomic DNA includes:
- a CDS encoding CoA transferase subunit A, translating into MLDKRMTAQDVVGQLSDGMTIGIGGWGPRRKPMALVRAIMRSDLKDLTIVAYGGADVGMLCAAGKVRKLIFAFVSLDAIPLEPWFRKAREAGQIEVLELDEGMFQWGLKAAAFGLPFLPTRVGLGTDLAELGGLKTVQSPYADAETLIAMPALKLDVALLHVNRSDWRGNVHLFGPDPYYDEWFAKAATKTYASTEELVDRMEDHYPQDAHYNVFERCFVSGVIHAPCGAHPSSMPPAYGWDMKAFKSYADAAREPGDWATVADRFVGATEAAYLDSIGGKEAVAALPLPIF; encoded by the coding sequence ATGCTCGATAAACGGATGACGGCGCAGGACGTCGTCGGACAATTGTCCGATGGCATGACGATCGGCATTGGCGGCTGGGGGCCGCGCCGCAAGCCCATGGCGCTGGTCCGCGCGATCATGCGATCCGACCTGAAAGATCTGACCATCGTCGCCTATGGCGGCGCCGACGTCGGGATGCTGTGCGCGGCGGGCAAGGTCAGGAAGCTGATCTTCGCCTTCGTGTCGCTCGACGCCATTCCGCTCGAACCCTGGTTCCGCAAGGCGCGCGAAGCGGGGCAGATCGAGGTGCTGGAACTGGACGAGGGGATGTTCCAATGGGGGCTGAAGGCCGCCGCTTTCGGCCTGCCCTTCCTGCCGACGCGCGTCGGACTGGGCACCGATCTGGCCGAGCTGGGCGGTCTCAAGACCGTGCAGTCGCCCTATGCCGACGCGGAAACATTGATCGCCATGCCTGCGCTGAAGCTGGACGTCGCGCTGCTCCACGTCAATCGCAGCGACTGGCGGGGCAATGTCCACCTCTTCGGCCCCGACCCCTATTATGACGAATGGTTCGCCAAGGCCGCGACCAAAACCTATGCGTCGACAGAAGAACTGGTCGACCGGATGGAAGATCATTATCCGCAGGACGCGCACTATAATGTGTTCGAACGCTGCTTCGTCAGCGGCGTCATCCACGCCCCCTGCGGCGCTCACCCCAGTTCCATGCCACCCGCTTATGGCTGGGACATGAAAGCGTTCAAATCCTATGCCGACGCGGCACGGGAGCCGGGCGACTGGGCGACGGTGGCCGACCGCTTCGTCGGCGCGACCGAAGCGGCCTATCTGGATAGCATTGGCGGAAAGGAGGCGGTAGCGGCTCTCCCGCTCCCGATATTCTGA